CGAGTTGCACCACCGGCAGCAACCCCAGAACCTTCTGAAGCTGGTTTCAACATAACACGAGCTCCACCGAATTCTGAACGAACTTCGTGAGGAATAGTTGTACCAACCATTGGTACTTCAATCATGTTTTTCTTAGCAGATTCAACTGCTTTACGGATAGCTTCTGGTACTTCTTGAGCTTTACCAGTACCGAAACCTACGCGACCGTTACGGTCACCAACAACCACAAGAGCTGCAAAACGAAGACGACGTCCACCTTTAACAACTTTTGTAACACGGTTGATGGCTACTACGCGTTCTTCAATTTCAACTGCGTTATCTTTGAATGCCATTTCTTAGTGTCCTCCCTATTAGAATTTCAATCCGTTTTCACGAGCTGATTCAGCCAAAGCTTTCACACGTCCGTGATAGAGATATCCACCGCGGTCAAAGACCACTTCAGAAATACCTTTAGCTACCGCGCGTTCAGCAACGAGTTTACCTACAACAACAGCTTGTTCTGTCTTAGTACCTTTTGAAACTTCTTTATCAAGAGTAGAAGCGCTTGCGAGCGTTACACCCGCTACGTCATCAATCACTTGAGCGTAGATGCCTGTATTAGAACGGAAAATGTTCAAACGTGGGCGAGCAGCAGTTCCAGAGATTTTACCGCGAACGCGACGGTGGCGTTTTTGGCGGATTTTGTTTTTATCTGGTTTTGAAATCACAATATTCACCTCTTAATGTATGATTCTGTTTCTTGCGAAACAATTTGAGAAATAGTCAGCCAGGTGGCTAAGCCACCTCAGCAAGCTATTATTTACCTGTTTTACCTTCTTTACGGCGAACAAATTCACCAACGTAGCGAATACCTTTACCTTTGTATGGCTCAGGAGCGCGAAGGCTACGGATGTAAGCTGCTGTTTGACCAACAACTTCTTTGTTGATACCAGACACGACGATTTGTGTTGGTGTTGGAACTTCAAATGTAATACCTTCTGGTGCAACCACTTCATCTGGATGTGATTTACCAACAGCAAGGGTCAATTTGTTACCAGCCAATTGAGCACGGTAACCGACACCACGCATTTCAAGTTCTTTTTTGAAGCCTTCAGAAACACCAACAACCATGTTGTTGAGGTTAGCACGGCTAGTACCGTGAATAGTCTTCATTTCTTTTGAATCGTTTGGACGGTGAAGAGTAACTTCTGTACCTTCCACACGGATTTCAATAGCAGTTGGGAATTCACGAGTCAATTCCCCTTTAGGTCCTTTTACAGTTACCACACCGTTGTCTTGAGTAAGCTCAACACCAGCAGGCAATGTAATTACTTTATTACCAATACGTGACATATTTTTTAATTCTCCTGTTAAATTATCAGGCCGTCAAGCGACCAGTTTTCACGGGGGCTCATTTAAACACGGACAATAGCCCGTGTTCGATTGAGCAGGTTTTATGATACCTTCAAATCAGATTATTAGATTTGAAGCCGAGCTGTGACCTGTGTGAAAAAGATAAATCAAACTTGAATGCAAGCATTCTTCGTTTGATTTCCTATTTTCACTTGGGTCACTACGCTCTCAGTATCATCCAATTACCAAACGTATGCGATAACCTCACCACCAACGTTCTTTTGACGAGCTTGTTTGTCAGTCAAAAGACCTTCTGATGTAGAGATAATTGCGATTCCAAGTCCGTTAAGAACTTTAGGAATATCTTCACGTTTTGAGTAAACACGAAGACCTGGTTTTGAAACGCGTTTCAAGTTTGTGATAACACGCTCGCCGTTCACACCGTATTTCAAGAATACGCGAATGATGCCTTGTTTGTCATCTTCGATGAATTCAACGTTTTTTACAAAACCTTCGTTTTTAAGGATTGTAGCAATACCTTTTTTGATGTTTGATGCAGGCACTTCAAGCACTTCGTGTTTCGCTTGGTTGGCATTACGAATGCGTGTTAAAAAGTCTGCAATTGGGTCAGTCATAACCATTTGTTGTTTCTCCTCTTACTAGCAGTTTGATTAGATCACTTGCTAGTTAATGATGTCCTTACGGACAAGTGATATGTGTATATAGAATAAGTTGCTAGTCCTAAGCAAGTCTAGGAAACACTTTGCAGGCAGTACTAACGTACAGCAAGAAGCGCTATCGACGAATTGCAACGCAATAGCAAATTATTCTTACCAAGAAGCTTTTGTTACGCCAGGAATTTGTCCAAGGTAAGCCAAGTCGCGGAAGCATACACGGCACAATTTGAATTTGCGGTAAACTGAGTGTGGACGTCCACATTTTTCACAGCGTGTGTAAGCTTGTGTAGAGAACTTAGCTGGGCGTTTGTTCTTAGCGATCATTGATTTTTTAGCCATTTATTCTCTCCCTCTTATTTTGCAAACGGCATACCAAGGCCAGTAAGCAATGCACGTGATTCTTCGTCAGTGTTAGCAGTTGTAACGATAACGATATCCATACCGCGAGTTTTATCAACATCGTCGAAGTTGATTTCTGGGAAGATCAATTGCTCTTTCACACCAAGTGTGTAGTTACCACGTCCGTCGAATGACTTAGTTGGTACACCGTGGAAGTCACGTACACGTGGAAGTGAAACTGTAACCAATTTGTCCAAGAACTCATACATACGTTCGCCACGAAGAGTTACTTTCGCACCGATCGCAACACCCTCACGAAGACGGAAGCCGGCGATTGATTTCTTAGCTTTAGTGATAAGTGGTTTTTGACCTGAGATCAAAGCCAATTCTTGAGCAGCTTTCTCAAGGTTTTTAGCGTTAGAAACAGCGTCACCAACACCCATGTTCAAAACGATCTTATCAACTTTTGGCACAGCCATAACTGAAGAATAGTTAAATTGTTCAGTCAAAGCAGGAACTACTTCATTAAGATATTTTTCTTTTAAACGATTTGCCATTATACTTCTCCTTTCCTTCGTGATTAATCAAGCACTTCGCCTGATTTTTTATTGTAGCGAACTTTTTTGCCGTCTACAAACTTGTAACCAACGCGTCCTGCAACACCATTTTTGTCAAGAACTTGAACGTTTGACACATGGATTGGAGCTTCTTTTTCAACGATAGCACCTTGAGGGTTTTCGCTGTTTGGTTTTTGGTGTTTCTTAACGATGTTAACACCTTCAACAATAACTTTGTTTACTTTTGGAAGTGCTGTTACGACAAGAGCTTCAACGCCTTTGTCTTTACCAGCGATTACGCGAACTTTATCGCCTTTTTTTACAAACATTTGATTTCTCCTATAATTTCTTACGCCCTAATGGGCACCCTGGTTAGTAATTTAACCAGGGGACTTAGTTTGTTTTCTAGTTTACTAAATCCGTCACAGACTTCGTTAGTTTGTTTTGATGTACCCAAGTACTATCTGCAACAAACTGCCTAGTCTGTAACAAATTTTCTAAAACTATTTGATTAAAGTACTTCTGGTGCCAATGAAACGATTTTCATGAAACCGCCATCACGCAATTCACGTGCCACTGGGCCAAAGATACGAGTTCCGCGAGGGTTTTTGTCTTCACGGATGATAACTGCAGCATTCTCATCGAATTTGATGTATGAACCATCAGCACGACGAGCACCTGTCTTAGTACGAACGATAACGGCTTTAACAACGTCACCTTTTTTAACCGCACCACCAGGAGTAGCTTGTTTTACTGAAGCAACGATGATGTCGCCGATGTTCGCGAATTTACGTCCTGAACCACCAAGAACTTTGATTGTCAAGATTTCACGTGCGCCACTGTTGTCAGCAACTTTCAAACGAGTTTCTGTTTGAATCATGTCAATTTTCTCCTTTCAGGTTGATTAAATGATAACTGCCTCTTCCACAACTTCTACAAGACGGAAACGTTTTGTAGCTGAAAGTGGGCGAGTTTCCATGATACGAACGATATCGCCTTCTTTAGCAACATTGTTTTCATCATGAGCTTTGTACTTTTTAGAGTAGTTAATACGTTTACCATAGACTGGGTGGTTACGTTTTGTTTCAACTACAACTGTGATTGTTTTGTCCATTTTGTCAGATACTACGCGTCCAACAAGAACTTTACGATTATTGCGTTCCATTGAAATTCTCCTTTCCCAATCTATTATTTAGTTTCAGATTGCACAGTTTTGATACGTGCAATTTGTTTCTTCACTTCGTTCAAACGAGCAGTTTGCTCAAGTTGACCAGCAGCAGCTTGGAAACGAAGTTCGAAGAGTTCTTTCTTCAATTCGTTTTCTTTCTTAGCAAGTTCTTCTTGAGAAAGGCCACGAAGTTCTTTTACAAAATCTTTAATTTCTTGAAGTTTCATGTCTTCTCCTTATTCTGCTTCACGTTTTACGAATTTAACTTTAACTGGCAATTTGTGACCAGCAAGGCGGAATGCTTCACGTGCGATTTCTTCAGAAACGCCAGCTACTTCAAACATAACCTTACCGCGTTTAACTGGAGCTACCCAACCTTCAGGAGCACCTTTACCAGAACCCATACGTACACCGATAGCTTTAGCAGTGTATGATTTGTGTGGGAAGATCTTAATCCAAACTTTACCACCACGTTTCATGTAACGCGTCATAGCGATACGGGCAGCTTCGATTTGGCGGTTTGTAATCCATGAGCTAGTAGTTGCTTGAAGACCGTATTGACCAAAGTCTACTTGTTTTCCACCTTTAGCTTCACCGCGCATTTTTCCACGGAATTCACGACGGTGTTTTACACGTTTAGGTACTAACATTTGTTATTTACCTCCTTTAGTGTTTTTACGAGCTGGAAGAACTTCACCACGGTAGATCCATACTTTGATACCAAGTTTACCGTAAGTTGTCAAAGCTTCTTCCCAAGCGTAGTCGATATCCGCACGAAGTGTATGAAGAGGAACAGTTCCTTCTGAGTAGCCTTCTGCACGAGCAATATCAGCTCCATTCAAACGACCAGAAACTTGTGTTTTGATACCTTTTGCACCAGCGCGCATTGCACGTTGGATAGCTTGTTTTTGAGCACGGCGGAATGCCACACGTTGCTCCAATTGACGAGCGATTGACTCACCAACAAGGTGTGCATCCAAATCAGGTTGTTTGATTTCGATGATGTTGATGTGTACTTGTTTACCAGTCAATTTGTTCAATTGAGCACGAAGTGCATCAACGTTGCTACCAGCTTTACCGATAACCATACCTGGTTTAGCAGTGTGGATAGAAACGATAACTTTGTTTACAGCACGTTCGATTTCGATTGTTGATGTTGACGCATCAGCCAATTCTTTTTTGATAAAGTTGCGGATTGCAAGATCTTCATGAAGGTAATCCGCGTATTCTTTTTCAGCATACCATTTAGCATCCCAATCACGGATGATGCCAACACGCATACCAATTGGATGTACTTTTTGACCCACGTTTTTACCTCCTTATTTCTCTGCCACAACTACAGTGATGTGAGCTGTGCGTTTGTTGATTGGTGAAGCAGAACCTTTCGCACGTGGACGGAAACGTTTCAACGTTGGCCCTTCGTTTGCGAATGCTTCGCTGACTACCAAGTTAGCTTTTTCCAAACCAAAGTTGTTTTCAGCGTTAGCGATTGCTGAGTTCAAAACTCCCTCGATAATGCCTGCAGCTTTGTTTGGTGTGAATTTCAAGATTGCGATTGCGTCTGCTACGCTTTTGCCACGGATGTTATCCAAGACAAGACGTGATTTACGAGGTGAAACACGTACTGTGCGAGCAGTTGCTTTAGCTGAAGTAATTTCTGCCATTGTGTTTTCCTCCTAAATTATTTACGACGAGTTTTCTTGTCGTCAGCAGCATGACCTTTGTAAGTACGAGTTGGTGCAAATTCACCAAGTTTGTGACCTACCATGTCTTCTTGAATGTATACAGGTACATGTTTACGTCCATCGTAAACTGCGATTGTATAACCGATGAAACTTGGGAAGATCGTTGAACGACGTGACCAAGTTTTAATTACTTTTTTCTTTTCGTCATTTGCTTGAGCTTCAACTTTTTTCATCAAATGCTCATCGACGAAAGGTCCTTTTTTAAGACTACGTCCCATTTTAGTGTTTTCTCCTTTAAAATATGTACCACAGCGGCTTGGGAGCCGGACAGAACCCCAGTTACCGTGTTCGTTGTCCTGCCCCCGCACAGTTGATTAGGAGTTTCGATGTAGCTAAGCTACTAGAAACTGCAATCAACCACTGCGTCAAACTGGCATTTCAATCAAACTGAGGTGCTGGAATAGTCAGCCCATAACAAACCCTACCGAGTTGGCGGATGATATAGAATGCTATGCAACTAAGAATATATTATTTTTGGTTGCGACGACGAACGATAAGTTTGTCAGATTTAGCTTTCTTGTTACGAGTTTTCAAACCAAGAGCTGGTTTACCCCATGGTGTAGATGGTGCTTTACGACCAACTGGTGCTTTACCTTCACCACCACCGTGTGGGTGATCGTTAGGGTTCATCACAGAACCGCGAACTGTTGGACGGATACCTTTCCAACGGCTACGACCTGCTTTACCAAGGTTAACAAGGCCATGTTGTTCGTTACCTACAGTACCAACAGTAGCACGGCAAGTACCAAGGATCATACGAACTTCACCTGATTGAAGGCGAACAAGAACGTATTTACCTTCTTGACCAAGAACCTGTGCAGATGCACCGGCAGCACGAACCAACTCACCACCGCGACCTGGTTTCAACTCGATGTTGTGAACAACAGTACCGACTGGGATGTTTGCAAGTGGAAGTGCGTTACCAACTTTGATATCTGCTTCTGGGCCTGAAACGATGCGTTGACCAACTTCAAGTCCTTTAGGAGCAATGATATAAGCTTTAACACCGTCTGTGTAGTGTACAAGAGCGATGTTTGCTGAACGGTTTGGATCGTATTCGATCGTTTTAACGATTGCTTCAACGCCATCTTTGTTACGTTTGAAGTCTACCAAACGGTAGAAACGTTTGTGACCGCCACCTTGGTGACGAACAGTGATGCGACCGTTGTTGTTACGACCAGCTTTGCTCTTCAAAGCAACAAGCAAGCTTTTTTCTGGAGTGCTTGTTGTGATTTCAGCGAAGTCCAAAGAAGTCATGTTACGACGGCCATTTGTCGTTGGTTTATAAACTTTAATACCCACGTTAATTCCTCCTTTGATTATTCAGCGTCAGCTGTAGCGAACAATTCGATCGCTTTTGAATCAGCAGCCAATGTGATGATTGCTTTTTTCACTTTATTTGTGCGACCTACATAACGACCTACGCGTTTTGTTTTAGGTTTCACGTTGATTGTGTTAACATTTGCAACTTTAACTCCCTCGAATGCAGCTTCAACAGCTTGCTTGATCAAGAGTTTGTGTGCACGAGTGTCAACTTCAAATACATACTTGCCTGCTTCGAGTTGGCCCATTGAGCTTTCTGTGATGACAGGTTTTTTGATAACATCATACAAATTCATTATGCAAGAACCTCCTCAATTTTAGAGATAGCTGCTTGAGTTACAAGAAGTTTGTCTGCATTTGCGATGTCAAGTACGCTTGCAGTTGTTGCAGTTGCAACTTTAACTCCTGGGATGTTACGAGCAGAAAGAGCTGCGAATTCGTTGCCTTCTTCAAGAATAACAAGGACTTTAGAATCAATGCTCAATGCTGCAAGTACTTTTGCAAATTCAGCAGTTTTTGGAGCTGTGAATTCAAGTGAGTTAACAGCTACAAATTTGTTTTCAGCAACTTTTTCTGAGTAAACAGATTTAAGTGCCAAGCGACGAACTTTTTGTGGAAGTTTGTACGCGTATGAACGTGGAGTTGGTCCGAAGACTACGCCACCACCACGCCATTGTGGTGAACGGATAGAACCTTGACGAGCACGTCCAGTTCCTTTTTGACGCCATGGTTTGCGTCCGCCACCTGAGACTGCTGAACGGTTTTTAACTGCGTGAGTACCTTGACGAAGGCTAGCACGTTGGCTGATGATCACATCAAATACAACTGCTTGGTTTGGCTCGATACCAAAGATCGCATCGTTAAGAACTACTTCACCAGCTTGTTTACCAGTTTGGTCAAATAATGTTACGTTTGCCATTTCGACTGATTTCCCCTTTCCTTATTATTTACCAGCTTTAACTGCTGACTTGATAGTGATAAGAGATTTCTTAGCACCTGGTACGTTACCTTTGATAAGGATAACGTTCTTTTCTGGAACAACTTGTACAACTTCAAGGTTTTGAATTGTTACACGGTTGCCGCCCATGCGACCTGCAAGGTTTTTACCTTTGAATACACGGTTAGGTGCAACAGGACCCATAGAACCTGGACGACGGTGGTAACGAGAACCGTGAGCCATAGGACCACGTGATTGACCATGGCGTTTGATAACACCTTGGAAACCTTTA
The sequence above is a segment of the Streptococcus suis genome. Coding sequences within it:
- the rplX gene encoding 50S ribosomal protein L24: MFVKKGDKVRVIAGKDKGVEALVVTALPKVNKVIVEGVNIVKKHQKPNSENPQGAIVEKEAPIHVSNVQVLDKNGVAGRVGYKFVDGKKVRYNKKSGEVLD
- the rplF gene encoding 50S ribosomal protein L6 is translated as MSRIGNKVITLPAGVELTQDNGVVTVKGPKGELTREFPTAIEIRVEGTEVTLHRPNDSKEMKTIHGTSRANLNNMVVGVSEGFKKELEMRGVGYRAQLAGNKLTLAVGKSHPDEVVAPEGITFEVPTPTQIVVSGINKEVVGQTAAYIRSLRAPEPYKGKGIRYVGEFVRRKEGKTGK
- the rplB gene encoding 50S ribosomal protein L2, translated to MGIKVYKPTTNGRRNMTSLDFAEITTSTPEKSLLVALKSKAGRNNNGRITVRHQGGGHKRFYRLVDFKRNKDGVEAIVKTIEYDPNRSANIALVHYTDGVKAYIIAPKGLEVGQRIVSGPEADIKVGNALPLANIPVGTVVHNIELKPGRGGELVRAAGASAQVLGQEGKYVLVRLQSGEVRMILGTCRATVGTVGNEQHGLVNLGKAGRSRWKGIRPTVRGSVMNPNDHPHGGGEGKAPVGRKAPSTPWGKPALGLKTRNKKAKSDKLIVRRRNQK
- the rplR gene encoding 50S ribosomal protein L18, which gives rise to MISKPDKNKIRQKRHRRVRGKISGTAARPRLNIFRSNTGIYAQVIDDVAGVTLASASTLDKEVSKGTKTEQAVVVGKLVAERAVAKGISEVVFDRGGYLYHGRVKALAESARENGLKF
- the rpsS gene encoding 30S ribosomal protein S19; the encoded protein is MGRSLKKGPFVDEHLMKKVEAQANDEKKKVIKTWSRRSTIFPSFIGYTIAVYDGRKHVPVYIQEDMVGHKLGEFAPTRTYKGHAADDKKTRRK
- the rpmC gene encoding 50S ribosomal protein L29, which translates into the protein MKLQEIKDFVKELRGLSQEELAKKENELKKELFELRFQAAAGQLEQTARLNEVKKQIARIKTVQSETK
- the rpsE gene encoding 30S ribosomal protein S5, which gives rise to MAFKDNAVEIEERVVAINRVTKVVKGGRRLRFAALVVVGDRNGRVGFGTGKAQEVPEAIRKAVESAKKNMIEVPMVGTTIPHEVRSEFGGARVMLKPASEGSGVAAGGATRAVIELAGIADVTSKSLGSNTPINIVRATVEGLKQLKRAEEVAALRGISVSDLA
- the rplV gene encoding 50S ribosomal protein L22 translates to MAEITSAKATARTVRVSPRKSRLVLDNIRGKSVADAIAILKFTPNKAAGIIEGVLNSAIANAENNFGLEKANLVVSEAFANEGPTLKRFRPRAKGSASPINKRTAHITVVVAEK
- the rplP gene encoding 50S ribosomal protein L16; translated protein: MLVPKRVKHRREFRGKMRGEAKGGKQVDFGQYGLQATTSSWITNRQIEAARIAMTRYMKRGGKVWIKIFPHKSYTAKAIGVRMGSGKGAPEGWVAPVKRGKVMFEVAGVSEEIAREAFRLAGHKLPVKVKFVKREAE
- the rplN gene encoding 50S ribosomal protein L14 translates to MIQTETRLKVADNSGAREILTIKVLGGSGRKFANIGDIIVASVKQATPGGAVKKGDVVKAVIVRTKTGARRADGSYIKFDENAAVIIREDKNPRGTRIFGPVARELRDGGFMKIVSLAPEVL
- the rpsH gene encoding 30S ribosomal protein S8, which codes for MVMTDPIADFLTRIRNANQAKHEVLEVPASNIKKGIATILKNEGFVKNVEFIEDDKQGIIRVFLKYGVNGERVITNLKRVSKPGLRVYSKREDIPKVLNGLGIAIISTSEGLLTDKQARQKNVGGEVIAYVW
- a CDS encoding 50S ribosomal protein L23; translation: MNLYDVIKKPVITESSMGQLEAGKYVFEVDTRAHKLLIKQAVEAAFEGVKVANVNTINVKPKTKRVGRYVGRTNKVKKAIITLAADSKAIELFATADAE
- the rpsC gene encoding 30S ribosomal protein S3, with translation MGQKVHPIGMRVGIIRDWDAKWYAEKEYADYLHEDLAIRNFIKKELADASTSTIEIERAVNKVIVSIHTAKPGMVIGKAGSNVDALRAQLNKLTGKQVHINIIEIKQPDLDAHLVGESIARQLEQRVAFRRAQKQAIQRAMRAGAKGIKTQVSGRLNGADIARAEGYSEGTVPLHTLRADIDYAWEEALTTYGKLGIKVWIYRGEVLPARKNTKGGK
- a CDS encoding type Z 30S ribosomal protein S14, which gives rise to MAKKSMIAKNKRPAKFSTQAYTRCEKCGRPHSVYRKFKLCRVCFRDLAYLGQIPGVTKASW
- the rplD gene encoding 50S ribosomal protein L4 — its product is MANVTLFDQTGKQAGEVVLNDAIFGIEPNQAVVFDVIISQRASLRQGTHAVKNRSAVSGGGRKPWRQKGTGRARQGSIRSPQWRGGGVVFGPTPRSYAYKLPQKVRRLALKSVYSEKVAENKFVAVNSLEFTAPKTAEFAKVLAALSIDSKVLVILEEGNEFAALSARNIPGVKVATATTASVLDIANADKLLVTQAAISKIEEVLA
- the rpsQ gene encoding 30S ribosomal protein S17, which gives rise to MERNNRKVLVGRVVSDKMDKTITVVVETKRNHPVYGKRINYSKKYKAHDENNVAKEGDIVRIMETRPLSATKRFRLVEVVEEAVII
- the rplE gene encoding 50S ribosomal protein L5; translation: MANRLKEKYLNEVVPALTEQFNYSSVMAVPKVDKIVLNMGVGDAVSNAKNLEKAAQELALISGQKPLITKAKKSIAGFRLREGVAIGAKVTLRGERMYEFLDKLVTVSLPRVRDFHGVPTKSFDGRGNYTLGVKEQLIFPEINFDDVDKTRGMDIVIVTTANTDEESRALLTGLGMPFAK